The nucleotide window CGACGATGATCGAGGAATCCAGCCCACCGCTCAGATAGGCCCCCAACGGCACGTCCGAGATCAGACGTCGGTCGATGCTGGTCTGGAAGCGCTGCTCCAGCTCCTCCAGCAGCTCCGGCTCCGAGCGCGTGTCGGACGTCTCGTGCAGGGTGGGCGCCCAGTAGGGCTCGAGCCGGAGCCGGCCGTCGCGGTAGAGGCCCCAGTGCCCGGCGGGCAGCTTCTGGATCTCGGCGAACATGCCGCCGGGTCCGGGCACGTAGCGCAGCGCCAGGTAGTCGTGGACGGCCTGGGGCACCAGCGTGGTGTCGAGGCCGCCATAGCGCAGCAGCGCCTTCATCTCGGACGCGAAGAGCAGGCGGCCCCCGCTCAGCTCCGCATAGTAGAGCGGCTTGATGCCCAGCCGGTCGCGCCCCAGGAACAGGTGGCCGCGGCGCCGGTCGTAGATCGCGAACGCGTACATGCCCAGGATGCGGCGCATCAGGTCGGGGCCGTGGTCCTCGTAGAGGTGCAGCAGCACCTCGGAGTCGCTGTGCGTGCGGAAGCGGTGGCCCCGGGCCAGGAGCTGCTCGCGCAGCTCGCGGTAGTTGTAGATCTCGCCGTTGGCGATCAGCACCAGCGAGCCGTCCTCGTTCTCGATGGGCTGCTGGCCGCCGTCCACGTCGATGATGCTCAGGCGCCGATGGCCGAGCCCCACCCCGTTCTCACGGAAGTATCCGGCGCTGTCCGGGCCCCGGTGCTCCAGGGTCCGGGTCATGGCCTCCAGGAGACCGTCCTCGTGGATCCCGGCGAAGCCGCAGATGCCGCACATCTCAGGCCTGCCCCGGACGCTCGATGACGTCGTAGGTCTGGAGCGTGCCGCTGCGGCCGGGCCGGGTCTGCTTGCGCCAGCGCTTGCGGACGGCCGCGAATGCCTTGCCCGTGAATTCCAGCGGCAGGAGGTTCATCAGGAAGCGCGCCCAGCGCGTCTGCCCCACCTCGTAGACCAGGGCGATGGCGGCGCCGACCACCCGCGAGCGCGTGGTCACCACCGCGCGGTAGTGGTAGTCCGGGGCGGGTCGACCCAGCAGCTCGCGCAGGTCCAGCCGGGACCAGACCGCGATCTTCTTGTTGAACAGGCCGTGCGAGTGCATGACCAGCGCGTCGGCGCGGTCCGTCTCCTCCAGCTCGATGACGCCCGCGGCCCGCGAGGTCTCGAGCGCACGCCGCCCCGCCTCCGTGCGGGTGATGACCAGCGAGAAGCCCTCGTGGCGGCTCTCGTAGCGCGGTGCCCAGGCGTCCCCGGCGGAGATGTCCGCCAGCTCGTTGCTCAGGTCCACGCAGAAGAGCGAGCGCTCCACCACGTAGAAGAGGTTCATGTAGTTGGCGTAGAACTTGGCCAGCTCCAGGCGCCGTCCGTCCTTCAACGTCACCCGCATGGTGCCGGGCCAGGCGCCGGCCCGGTACTCGATGCGCTCGATCTGGTCCAGGTCCTCGACGCCGTGCTTGCGCACGAATTCGCGGACGGACGAGAAGTGGTTCACCGCGCCGCAGAACGAGCCCACGATCAGCTTGATGTGGGCGACCGACGGGTGGCCGGCCACCTGCAGCTTGCGGATGGACTGCACCTGGTCGGGCAGGCCCACGAACGCGACGGGCTTCCCGAACGCGGCGATCTCCGCGAGCACGGTGTTGACCGGCGTGAGCGTGTACTTGCTCTGCTGCGCCGCGCGCAGCGTCTCCACGTCCGTCGCGATCACCGGGCGCGGCAGCAGGGGCCGGTCGGGATCGTCGATCAGGCAGGCCACCCCCGCGATCTCCCCGCTCTGGAGCAGGTGCTCGAGCACCGCGGTGATGACGCCTCCGCTGGCCGCGCCGGCCCGGATCTCCGGGTCCGTGGCGTGACCGACGTGGAAGGCCGTGGTGTGTCCGAGCAGGTAGTCCTGCGGGGGCCCGCCGAACAGCCAGCGGTTGAGCTCCGGGAAGTCCACGTCCGCGCCCGGGCAGCCGGTCAGGCAGGGGGCGTCGCAGTCCACGCAGGCGGCCTCGTCGGCCACCGGCAGGCAGAGGCCCAGCGGATCCTCGAAACGGACCGCGTCCTTGGGGCACACGCCCACGCAGGTCCCACAGCGGGTGCACAGCCCAGGCTCGACCACATCGCGGCGCAGCGTGGCGAAGCCCGCGCCGGCGGTCACGCGCTCGGCGACCCCCGGACTCATACGTGGCCCTCGCCGGCTGGCGCGGGCTCGGAGGCGCTCCATCCGTCCGCCGCCAGCGTCCGGCGCAGCGTGAGCGGGCCCGAGGCGGCGGTCTCCGCGGGCAGGGACGTGACCTGCTCGACCTCGGAGGGATGGAAGAAGCCCGCCGACGCGAACGAGAACGCGCGCTCGGTCAGCGCGGCGCTGCGCACGCGGAAGCGGCCGGTGGGCAGGTCGAGCCGGTCCTCCACGAAGATCTGCCTGCAGGAGGCGTCGATGGTCCGCACGGTGTTCGCGAGCGGTGCGCCGGCGCTGACGGCCCGGCCGCGCAGCGCGTCGAGCACCCAGCGCCGCAGTCGAGCCGGAACGGCCAGGTTCCACGTCTTGAACAGCACCACCTTGACCGGGGAGACCGTGATGGGGCGCAGGCGCATGAGCGGCGCCTCGACGGTGGCGCGGCTGATGTCCAGGTGGGCCGCCCGCGCGGGCTGCAGGGCCTGGGTGGTGTGGACCGTTCCATCGTCCGACGTGACGAACAGGCCGCTGTCCTGGAAGCTGGGGCCGTCATGGAAGTCGCAGCGCAGCACGCCACCCTTCCGCAGGTTGGCCACGAGGTGGTACCACTCGGTGGCCCGCGACCACAGACCGGCTTCCGGGAAGAAGCGGTCGTGCATCCGGGTGCAGGGAAGGCGCAGGTCGGACACGGCCCGCGGCGCCGCGTCCGCCGCGGCTTGCAGGAAGAACCCGGAGAGATAGCACAGGTAGCGATCGTCCAGCCGTGCCAGGACGGACCGTTCGGGGTGCTCGGCCAGCGAACGCAGCAGCAGCGTGGACAGCTCACGGGAGGGGGCGTGGTCCGGAGCCAGCAGCTCGAGCCCGTGTGGGATCAGGTACTCCGTGTTGCGGCTGCCGTGCACGCCGCCGGCGGTTCCGTCCCGGTGCACGAAGTACTGCAGGAACTCCACGAGACGCACGGCCATGGCCCCGGCGTCCTCCCACCCGGTCCGTCTCCACACCCGCGCCAGGTAGTCCACCGTGAGGCTGCTGTAGCCGATGTCGGCACCACCGTATTCGTTGAACCAGCCCTCGGTGCTCTGCGCCTCCGCGAGCGTGTCGATGGCCTGGCGCGCCACCGCTTCGTAGCGGGCCTCGCCCGTCAGGCGCGCCGTGTTCAGCGCTGCGCCGGCCGCGCCCGCCACCTGGTTGCAGGCCAGCTCCTCCTGCGTGGCGCCCAGCCAGTCGACCGCGCGCCGTGCAGCTTGCGTCACCGCGGTGACCACGTCGGGAGCCAACCGGTCGCGCAGCAGCAGCGCGGCCTCCGTGGAGCAGTAGGTGCTGAACGCGGTGGCGGCGTACGAGTCCTGTCCGCGGTAGACCTCGTCGAAGCAGCCGGACGGTCGCTGGATCCGCGTCCAGTACAGGAGCACGGCTTCGATCCAGCGCAGCAACTGGGGTGAGCCCGCCCAGGGATTCCAGTCGCGCTCGAGCGCGTACGCGCCCGCCAGCGTCAGCACGACCTCCTGCAACTGGCTGTTCGGGATGTCCTCGATGCGGTAGTGCCAGAAGTTGCGGCAGCAGCATCCGTAGGTGGGCGAGGCGGG belongs to Gemmatimonadota bacterium and includes:
- a CDS encoding Coenzyme F420 hydrogenase/dehydrogenase, beta subunit C-terminal domain, translated to MSPGVAERVTAGAGFATLRRDVVEPGLCTRCGTCVGVCPKDAVRFEDPLGLCLPVADEAACVDCDAPCLTGCPGADVDFPELNRWLFGGPPQDYLLGHTTAFHVGHATDPEIRAGAASGGVITAVLEHLLQSGEIAGVACLIDDPDRPLLPRPVIATDVETLRAAQQSKYTLTPVNTVLAEIAAFGKPVAFVGLPDQVQSIRKLQVAGHPSVAHIKLIVGSFCGAVNHFSSVREFVRKHGVEDLDQIERIEYRAGAWPGTMRVTLKDGRRLELAKFYANYMNLFYVVERSLFCVDLSNELADISAGDAWAPRYESRHEGFSLVITRTEAGRRALETSRAAGVIELEETDRADALVMHSHGLFNKKIAVWSRLDLRELLGRPAPDYHYRAVVTTRSRVVGAAIALVYEVGQTRWARFLMNLLPLEFTGKAFAAVRKRWRKQTRPGRSGTLQTYDVIERPGQA